A genomic region of Gemmata massiliana contains the following coding sequences:
- a CDS encoding transposase: protein MLVVWDGGPAHEGPVIRAFLRRNTRMHLGRLPPDAPALNPVELGWSGLKYAQRSDFVSGTRPSERPDPRPAHPIEV, encoded by the coding sequence ATGCTTGTAGTGTGGGACGGTGGCCCCGCTCACGAGGGCCCGGTGATCCGCGCGTTCTTGCGCCGCAACACGCGGATGCACCTGGGCCGGCTCCCGCCCGACGCACCCGCGTTGAACCCGGTCGAACTCGGGTGGAGCGGGTTGAAGTACGCCCAACGGTCCGACTTCGTTTCCGGGACACGGCCATCGGAACGACCGGATCCTCGACCGGCTCATCCGATTGAAGTGTAA